A window of Bos taurus isolate L1 Dominette 01449 registration number 42190680 breed Hereford chromosome 19, ARS-UCD2.0, whole genome shotgun sequence contains these coding sequences:
- the GOSR2 gene encoding Golgi SNAP receptor complex member 2 (The RefSeq protein has 2 substitutions compared to this genomic sequence) — protein MEPLYQQTHKHVHEIQSHMGRLETADKQALHLVENEIQASIDQIFSQLERLEILSSKEPPHKRQNAKLRVDQLKYDVQHLQTALRNFQHRRYAREQQERQREELLSRTFTTNGSDTTIPMDESLQFNSSLQKIHHGMDDLIGGGHSILEGLRAQRVTLKGTQKKILDIANMLGLSNTVMRLIEKRAFQDKYFMIGGMLLTCVVMFLVVQYLT, from the exons ATGGAGCCGCTGTACCAGCAAACGCACAA GCATGTCCATGAAATCCAGTCTCACATGGGACGCCTGGAGACGGCAGACAAGCAGGCTCTGCACT TAGTAGAAAATGAAATCCAAGCAAGCATAGACCAGATATTCAGCCAACTAGAGCGTCTGGAGATTTTGTCCAGCAAGGAGCCCCCCCACAAAAGACAGAATGCCAAACT CCGTGTCGACCAGTTAAAGTACGACGTCCAGCACTTGCAGACTGCTCTTCGAAACTTTCAGCACCAGCGGTATGCACGGGAGCAGCAGGAGAGACAGCGAGAGGAGCTTCTGTCTCGCACCTTCACCACAAAT GACTCTGACACCACCATACCAATGGATGAATCACTGCAGTTTAACTCCTCCCTCCAGAAAATTCACCACGGCATGGATGACCTCATTGGAGGCGGGCACAGTATTCTGGAGGGACTGAGGGCCCAGAGAGTGACCTTGAAG GGGACCCAGAAGAAGATCCTTGACATCGCCAACATGCTCGGCCTGTCCAACACGGTGATGCGGCTCATCGAGAAGCGGGCCTTCCAGGACAAGTACTTCATGATTGGTGGGATGCTGCTCACCTGTGTGGTCATGTTCCTCGTGGTGCAGTACCTGACCTGA
- the GOSR2 gene encoding Golgi SNAP receptor complex member 2 isoform X1 gives MEPLYQQTHKHVHEIQSHMGRLETADKQALHLVENEIQASIDQIFSQLERLEILSSKEPPHKRQNAKLRVDQLKYDVQHLQTALRNFQHQRYAREQQERQREELLSRTFTTNGTQKKILDIANMLGLSNTVMRLIEKRAFQDKYFMIGGMLLTCVVMFLVVQYLT, from the exons ATGGAGCCGCTGTACCAGCAAACGCACAA GCATGTCCATGAAATCCAGTCTCACATGGGACGCCTGGAGACGGCAGACAAGCAGGCTCTGCACT TAGTAGAAAATGAAATCCAAGCAAGCATAGACCAGATATTCAGCCAACTAGAGCGTCTGGAGATTTTGTCCAGCAAGGAGCCCCCCCACAAAAGACAGAATGCCAAACT CCGTGTCGACCAGTTAAAGTACGACGTCCAGCACTTGCAGACTGCTCTTCGAAACTTTCAGCACCAGCGGTATGCACGGGAGCAGCAGGAGAGACAGCGAGAGGAGCTTCTGTCTCGCACCTTCACCACAAAT GGGACCCAGAAGAAGATCCTTGACATCGCCAACATGCTCGGCCTGTCCAACACGGTGATGCGGCTCATCGAGAAGCGGGCCTTCCAGGACAAGTACTTCATGATTGGTGGGATGCTGCTCACCTGTGTGGTCATGTTCCTCGTGGTGCAGTACCTGACCTGA